The Echinicola rosea genome has a segment encoding these proteins:
- a CDS encoding sensor histidine kinase: MNQGLKLHKSISILIHILAWILIGAVLFLLGPLSWNTTLPVEFWYRQLTLITLLVGLFYANKDVFVPKLLFEGKIWPFLLLILGLCFSLMFAMEYFENLLHLPELMHKAFHPEDDQPFKPKRDYINVFMLLVLFLAAGISTSVAAVQKWQTDEALRRQLDQQRISSELSYLKAQINPHFFFNTLNNIYSLTSIDVESARIALHKLSRMMRYVLYETEKDQTLLSKEIGFIKDFIELMKLRISEKVKIELEIDEKMEDRVVAPMLLLPFVENCFKHGISSRQPGTISIKIHTQENTLTLETSNKIVPKNMGSPESSQRGIGLANTKRRLSLLYHKKHELAIDDQNPENEYRVTLKINLA; encoded by the coding sequence ATGAACCAAGGCCTCAAACTGCACAAAAGCATCTCTATCCTCATTCATATTTTAGCGTGGATATTGATCGGTGCCGTCCTTTTTCTATTGGGACCGTTGTCATGGAATACCACCTTACCCGTGGAGTTTTGGTACAGGCAGCTGACCTTGATAACATTGTTGGTAGGGCTATTTTATGCCAACAAAGATGTTTTTGTGCCAAAGCTTTTATTTGAAGGAAAAATATGGCCCTTTTTATTGCTCATCCTGGGGCTGTGTTTTTCATTGATGTTTGCCATGGAATATTTTGAAAACCTGCTCCATCTTCCAGAGTTGATGCATAAGGCCTTTCACCCTGAAGACGATCAGCCATTCAAGCCCAAAAGGGATTACATTAATGTTTTCATGCTTTTGGTGCTCTTTCTCGCGGCGGGGATCAGCACAAGTGTGGCTGCCGTCCAAAAGTGGCAGACAGACGAAGCCTTAAGAAGGCAGCTGGACCAGCAGCGGATCAGTTCCGAACTCTCTTACCTGAAGGCGCAGATCAATCCCCATTTCTTTTTCAATACCCTGAACAACATCTACTCACTTACCAGCATCGATGTAGAAAGTGCCCGAATAGCCCTGCACAAACTGTCCAGAATGATGCGCTACGTGCTTTATGAGACCGAAAAAGACCAGACATTGCTCAGCAAAGAAATCGGGTTTATCAAAGATTTTATCGAATTGATGAAATTGCGTATATCGGAGAAAGTAAAGATCGAGCTCGAAATCGATGAAAAAATGGAAGACAGGGTAGTCGCGCCGATGTTACTTTTGCCTTTTGTGGAAAATTGTTTTAAACATGGCATCAGCAGCCGTCAGCCAGGGACTATTTCCATAAAAATACACACACAAGAAAATACCCTCACCTTAGAAACATCAAACAAAATAGTCCCCAAAAATATGGGAAGCCCAGAATCGAGCCAGCGAGGCATCGGTTTGGCCAATACCAAAAGGCGGCTATCTTTACTTTACCATAAAAAGCATGAACTCGCGATAGATGATCAAAATCCAGAAAATGAGTATCGTGTCACCCTCAAAATCAACCTTGCATGA
- a CDS encoding LytR/AlgR family response regulator transcription factor, which produces MKLTCIAVDDEPLALKMLCNFIEQTAFLSLEDKFENAIDALAFTHKHEVDLIFLDIQMPDLSGMELARVLENNKKTRSTRIIFTTAYNQFAVEGYKVDALDYLLKPYSYEEFLKAATKAYQFFETQHQPAPIETDKKDYIFLKVEYQLVKVMLRDILYLEGYKDYVKVHLIGKPSPTLSLTSLKNMEDILPAAHFMRIHRSYIISLDHIDSITRNTVNIGTMTISVSDHYKENFLQFVNKWIG; this is translated from the coding sequence ATGAAACTAACGTGTATTGCTGTAGATGACGAGCCATTAGCATTAAAAATGCTGTGCAATTTTATAGAACAAACGGCCTTTTTGTCCTTGGAGGACAAATTTGAAAATGCTATTGACGCACTGGCTTTCACGCATAAACACGAAGTGGACCTGATCTTTCTGGACATCCAGATGCCGGACCTTTCTGGAATGGAACTGGCTAGGGTTTTGGAAAACAATAAAAAGACCCGCTCCACTAGGATCATTTTCACTACTGCCTATAATCAGTTTGCCGTGGAAGGTTATAAGGTGGATGCACTGGATTACCTCCTGAAGCCCTACAGCTATGAGGAGTTTTTAAAAGCCGCCACAAAGGCCTACCAATTCTTCGAAACGCAACATCAACCTGCCCCAATAGAAACGGATAAAAAAGATTATATCTTCCTTAAAGTAGAATATCAATTGGTAAAAGTGATGCTAAGGGACATCCTTTACCTGGAAGGATACAAAGACTACGTAAAAGTCCATCTAATTGGTAAACCCTCCCCCACACTTTCTTTGACCAGTTTAAAAAACATGGAAGACATTCTTCCAGCAGCCCATTTTATGCGAATTCATCGATCATATATCATCTCCCTCGATCATATTGATTCCATCACTCGGAATACAGTCAATATCGGCACCATGACCATTTCCGTAAGTGATCATTATAAGGAAAATTTCCTACAATTTGTCAATAAATGGATCGGTTAA
- a CDS encoding nucleoside deaminase: MTNLQKTFMEMAIGLSREGMNSGKGGPFGCVIVKDGVVIGKGNNQVLSTNDPTAHAEVVAIREACKTLRTFQLDGCEIYTSCEPCPMCLGAIYWARPSKVFFANTRQEAANAGFDDDFIYQELPLSPSDRKISMIHSPDNAALEVFQEWISKEDKKVY, from the coding sequence ATGACAAATCTTCAAAAAACATTTATGGAGATGGCCATTGGCCTCTCCCGTGAGGGAATGAATTCTGGCAAAGGAGGGCCTTTCGGCTGTGTGATCGTTAAGGATGGTGTGGTGATCGGAAAGGGAAACAACCAAGTCCTGAGCACCAATGACCCTACTGCCCATGCGGAGGTAGTTGCCATAAGGGAAGCCTGTAAGACGCTCCGCACCTTCCAGTTGGACGGCTGCGAAATCTACACCTCCTGCGAACCCTGTCCCATGTGCCTGGGCGCTATTTACTGGGCCAGACCCTCTAAAGTTTTCTTTGCCAATACCAGACAGGAAGCAGCGAATGCAGGGTTTGACGACGATTTCATCTATCAGGAACTTCCACTGTCTCCATCCGATAGAAAAATCTCCATGATTCACTCTCCTGACAATGCCGCATTGGAAGTATTCCAGGAGTGGATTTCTAAAGAAGACAAAAAAGTTTACTGA
- a CDS encoding pyridoxal phosphate-dependent decarboxylase family protein: MHKILESDLNQFDELLNTVKDKGITYLNALSERPTSSTHQVTEHINLPKEGPGTLKALEQFFQRFEPLMVASSGPRFWGFVTGGTTPAAMVGDWLTSVYDQNTQTTKGHGDVSGTIEKQTILLLLELLQLPKDYLGGFVTGATMSNFTCLAVARQWVGQQQGKDFARNGITETIPVLSATPHSSSIKSLAMLGLGSKNIIHINTKNGNREAMDIEDLERTIQHLEGQPFILISSAGTVNTVDFDDFSAIAKLKEKHQFWWHIDAAFGGFAACSPSYKGLLMDWHQADSITLDGHKWLNVPYESGVFLVKEKHQLLQVASFQNSNAPYLGDPMENFNYLNLLPENSRRLKALPVWFSLVSYGREGYQSIVENCITLAKEFGQAIEENERFELLAPVRLNTVCFCLKDHARTASFLSSLNATGKVFMTPTTYQGKVAIRAAFVNYRTTKKDIATVITLMEETCR, translated from the coding sequence ATGCACAAAATTTTAGAAAGCGACCTTAACCAGTTTGATGAGCTACTGAATACGGTAAAAGACAAAGGCATAACCTATCTAAACGCACTTTCCGAGCGGCCTACTTCTTCTACTCATCAAGTTACCGAACATATTAATTTGCCGAAGGAAGGTCCCGGCACCCTCAAAGCACTCGAACAATTCTTTCAGCGTTTCGAGCCACTTATGGTGGCTTCTTCAGGTCCTCGATTTTGGGGTTTTGTCACAGGTGGCACCACACCAGCGGCTATGGTCGGGGACTGGCTTACCTCCGTTTATGACCAAAATACACAAACGACAAAAGGCCATGGGGATGTTTCTGGCACCATCGAAAAGCAAACCATATTATTACTCCTTGAACTACTCCAGTTGCCTAAGGACTACCTAGGCGGGTTCGTAACTGGAGCGACGATGTCAAACTTCACCTGCCTGGCCGTAGCACGGCAGTGGGTAGGGCAGCAACAAGGGAAGGACTTCGCGAGGAACGGTATCACGGAAACCATTCCTGTCTTATCCGCCACACCGCACTCCTCCTCCATCAAATCCCTGGCTATGCTTGGTCTTGGTAGCAAAAACATCATACACATCAACACCAAGAATGGCAACCGCGAGGCCATGGATATTGAGGATCTTGAACGTACCATTCAACATCTGGAAGGTCAGCCTTTTATACTCATTTCAAGTGCTGGCACGGTAAACACCGTGGATTTTGATGACTTTTCGGCCATTGCCAAACTTAAGGAAAAACACCAATTTTGGTGGCACATCGATGCGGCTTTTGGTGGCTTTGCGGCTTGCTCTCCATCCTATAAGGGGCTACTGATGGACTGGCATCAAGCAGATAGCATCACCTTGGATGGCCACAAGTGGCTCAATGTTCCCTATGAAAGTGGCGTGTTCCTAGTAAAGGAAAAACACCAATTACTCCAAGTAGCCTCTTTCCAAAATTCCAATGCGCCCTACCTGGGAGACCCCATGGAGAATTTTAATTACCTCAATCTACTTCCAGAAAACTCAAGGCGCCTCAAAGCCCTTCCTGTTTGGTTTAGCCTCGTTTCCTATGGACGAGAAGGCTACCAATCCATCGTTGAAAATTGTATCACATTGGCAAAGGAATTTGGCCAGGCTATTGAGGAGAATGAGCGTTTTGAACTCTTGGCACCCGTGAGACTGAACACGGTCTGCTTTTGCCTAAAAGATCATGCCCGTACAGCTTCATTTTTGTCTTCCTTAAATGCCACTGGCAAGGTATTCATGACCCCTACTACCTATCAGGGAAAAGTAGCCATCCGAGCAGCCTTTGTCAATTACAGGACAACCAAAAAAGATATAGCGACTGTCATAACACTAATGGAAGAAACCTGTCGATAA
- a CDS encoding 2-isopropylmalate synthase, with product MDKRQVLIFDTTLRDGEQVPGCKLNTPQKIEIARQLEKLGVDVIEAGFPVSSPGDFKSVVEISKSVSEPIICGLSRGVAKDIEVAAEALKYAKRPRIHTGIGTSPSHIKYKFKSTPDQILERAVAAVKHAKSFVEDVEFYAEDAGRTDNEYLARICEAVVKAGATVLNIPDTTGYCLPDEYGAKIKYLMDNVRGIENVIISAHCHNDLGLATANSISAVMNGARQIECTINGIGERAGNTSLEEVSMIMKQHPRLNVYNNINSRLLNPISRLVSERMGMHVQPNKAIVGSNAFAHSSGIHQDGVIKNRETYEIIDPEEVGVHESMIVLTARSGRAALAFRLHKIGYTVTKLQLDEIYQLFLEHADMKKEITDDDLHEIMKVSSVPGNVEA from the coding sequence ATGGATAAACGACAAGTATTAATCTTTGACACTACCCTAAGGGATGGAGAACAGGTCCCAGGCTGTAAGTTGAATACCCCACAAAAAATCGAAATTGCACGACAGTTGGAAAAGCTGGGCGTGGATGTTATCGAGGCGGGATTCCCGGTTTCCAGCCCAGGTGACTTCAAATCAGTCGTAGAAATTTCGAAAAGTGTTTCCGAACCTATTATCTGTGGTCTTTCCCGAGGTGTGGCAAAGGATATAGAAGTAGCTGCTGAGGCGCTAAAATATGCAAAAAGACCTCGAATTCATACTGGAATCGGTACCTCTCCTTCCCATATCAAATATAAATTTAAGAGTACGCCCGATCAAATCCTCGAACGGGCAGTAGCCGCAGTAAAACACGCAAAATCCTTCGTAGAGGATGTGGAATTTTATGCGGAAGACGCTGGAAGGACTGACAATGAATACCTTGCTCGCATTTGCGAAGCAGTAGTCAAAGCCGGTGCCACTGTATTGAACATTCCCGACACCACTGGCTACTGTCTGCCAGATGAATACGGCGCCAAGATAAAGTACCTCATGGACAATGTGAGAGGCATCGAAAATGTCATCATATCTGCCCATTGCCATAATGACCTGGGGCTGGCCACAGCAAACTCCATTTCTGCTGTCATGAACGGTGCACGCCAAATCGAATGTACTATCAACGGCATAGGAGAAAGGGCCGGCAACACTTCTTTGGAAGAGGTCTCCATGATCATGAAACAACATCCACGGCTGAACGTCTATAACAACATCAACTCCAGGCTACTAAATCCAATTTCCAGGCTGGTTTCTGAGCGCATGGGCATGCATGTACAGCCAAACAAGGCCATCGTAGGATCCAATGCTTTTGCCCACTCTTCTGGTATCCATCAAGATGGTGTCATCAAAAACCGTGAAACATACGAAATCATCGATCCTGAAGAAGTCGGTGTACACGAGTCCATGATCGTACTGACCGCAAGAAGTGGTCGTGCGGCATTGGCCTTCAGGCTTCATAAAATCGGCTATACCGTTACCAAACTGCAGCTGGACGAAATCTATCAACTTTTCCTTGAGCACGCAGACATGAAAAAAGAAATCACCGATGATGACCTTCACGAAATCATGAAAGTCTCCAGTGTCCCTGGAAACGTGGAAGCATAA
- the ffh gene encoding signal recognition particle protein, with translation MFDNLSFKLDRAFKTLKGTGKITEINVATTVKEIRRALIDADVNYKVAKEVTDTIKSEALGRDVLISVSPGQLLVKITQEELTKLMGGAKEDISLKGDPNVILISGLQGSGKTTFSGKLATHLKKQGRQVLLVACDIYRPAAIEQLKTLGEQIGVEVYAEPDNKNALDIASKAIAYAKKNGKKNVIVDTAGRLAVDEQMMNEISDLKEHLDPAETLFVVDSMTGQDAVNTAKTFDERLDFDGVVLTKLDGDTRGGAAISIRHVVDKPIKFISTGEKMENLDIFYPDRMAQRILGMGDVVSLVERAQESFDEDEAKRINAKIRKNQFNFDDFLSQIEQIKKMGNLKDLMGMIPGMGKMIKGLDIDDDSFKPIEAIIRSMTPLERENPDVIDGSRRKRIADGSGRSIQEVNNLMKQFRDMRKMMKQMNKMGGAQRALSNLMPNNMGGK, from the coding sequence ATGTTTGATAATCTTAGTTTTAAACTAGATAGAGCATTTAAGACCCTAAAGGGTACTGGTAAGATTACCGAGATTAACGTAGCCACGACAGTAAAGGAGATCCGTAGGGCGTTGATCGATGCTGACGTAAACTATAAAGTAGCCAAGGAAGTCACCGATACGATCAAGAGCGAAGCGCTTGGTAGAGATGTATTGATTTCTGTTTCTCCCGGTCAGTTGCTTGTGAAGATCACGCAAGAGGAGCTGACAAAGCTAATGGGGGGGGCCAAGGAGGATATCAGTCTCAAGGGAGACCCGAATGTGATTTTGATTTCAGGGCTACAGGGTTCCGGTAAGACCACTTTTTCCGGTAAGCTGGCCACCCATTTGAAAAAGCAGGGGCGTCAGGTACTATTGGTAGCTTGTGATATTTACCGTCCGGCGGCCATTGAGCAGTTGAAGACTTTGGGTGAGCAAATCGGGGTAGAGGTATATGCTGAACCGGACAACAAAAACGCTCTGGATATTGCTTCCAAGGCCATAGCTTACGCCAAGAAAAATGGTAAGAAAAACGTCATCGTCGATACGGCAGGTCGTCTGGCAGTCGATGAACAGATGATGAATGAGATTTCGGACCTGAAGGAGCACCTTGACCCTGCTGAGACACTTTTTGTTGTGGACTCCATGACTGGCCAGGATGCGGTGAACACGGCCAAGACCTTTGATGAGCGGTTGGATTTTGATGGGGTGGTGCTTACCAAATTGGATGGCGATACCCGTGGTGGTGCGGCCATTTCCATTCGTCACGTGGTGGATAAGCCGATCAAGTTTATCTCCACTGGTGAGAAAATGGAAAACCTGGACATCTTCTATCCAGACCGGATGGCCCAGCGGATCCTAGGTATGGGGGATGTGGTTTCCTTGGTGGAGCGTGCCCAGGAGTCATTTGACGAAGATGAAGCCAAACGCATCAACGCCAAGATACGAAAGAATCAATTTAACTTTGATGATTTCCTTTCCCAAATCGAACAGATCAAAAAGATGGGGAACCTAAAAGACCTGATGGGAATGATTCCCGGGATGGGTAAAATGATCAAAGGATTGGATATCGATGACGATTCATTTAAGCCGATAGAAGCGATCATTAGGAGTATGACACCTCTGGAAAGAGAAAATCCAGATGTAATCGATGGAAGTAGGAGAAAGCGAATAGCGGATGGAAGCGGAAGATCCATCCAAGAAGTCAATAACTTGATGAAGCAGTTTAGGGACATGAGAAAAATGATGAAGCAGATGAATAAAATGGGCGGAGCCCAACGTGCCCTAAGCAACTTGATGCCAAACAATATGGGAGGGAAGTAA